In Aminivibrio pyruvatiphilus, the genomic stretch CCCAGATGGATGTTCACCTGAACGCCACGGAACCCATTGAAGTGTTCATGAGGCGTCCGGCCAGGGAAGCATCGCCGCAGCAGCAGGAGGAAAACTAGCGTGCTCTCTCTCAACGGCGAACATCTTTACAGGCTTCTTCTCGATCTTGTCTCCGTTCCGAGCGTTTCCTTCTCCCGGGAAGAAAACCGCGCGGCGGAGCTCATATACGGAAAACTGGCTGAACTGGACTATTTCCGGCGGAATCCGTCCTACCTCCGGTATCTCCCTGCCGAGGGGGATCCCCTGGGCAGAAGCGCCGTTGCCGCCCTGGTGAAGGTCTCTCCTGAAATGAAGCGAACGGTTATTCTCACGGGCCATTTCGACGTGGTGGATGCCGGGGCCTACGGGCCGCTGAAGCACCTGGCCTTTTCGCCTGAAGAGCTGACGAAGCGGGTAGGTGAACTGGATATTCCCCAGGAAGCCCGGGCTGACCTGGCGAGCGGGGAATACCTCTTCGGCCGGGGAGTTTCCGACATGAAGTCCGGCCTCGCCCTCGAGATGGGGCTCCTGGCGGACGTTTCCCGAACCTGCGACTTTCCCGCGAACCTTCTCTTCCTCGGGGTTCCCGACGAGGAGAATACCTCCGCGGGAATGAGGGGGGCGGTCCCCTGGCTTGTGAAGCTAAGGGAAGAGTGGGGGATAGAGTACTCCGCCGCCCTCAACGGAGAGCCTTCCGTAGGGGGGCGGGAAATTCCCGCAGGCGCTGTGTACGTGGGCACCATCGGCAAGATCATGCCCTTCTTTCTCTGCGTGGGCAAGGAGGCTCACGTGGGTGATTATTTCGACGGAGTGAGCGCCTCTCTCCTGGCGGCCAATCTCTCTCTCGTTCTCGAAGGGGCAGCCTCCACCTCGGAGGAGCGGGAAGGAAGAAGTTTCCCCCCCATGGCATGCCTCCGGTTCAGGGACCTGGTAAAGAATTACTCGGTGACCCTCCCTGAGCGGGCTGTGGCCTATTACAACCTCCTCACCGTGGAAAAAACTCCCGCCGGAGTGCTCGAGGAGATGAAGGCGGCGGCCCGGGAGGCCCTGAAGAGGACCCTGGGGAGAATCAGCGAGCAGAACGGCCTGATCAGGAGCAGGGGCGGAATCGCCCCGCGGGCGAAGAGCTTTACTCCCCGGGTTATGGACTTCGGTGAACTGCTCGCCGGGGCAAAGAAAAAAACACCGGGTTTCGACGGGCTTCTGGACGAATTTCTCCGTTCCCTCCCCCCCTCCCTGGATGAACGGGAGCGGGGAGTGGAAACAGCCT encodes the following:
- a CDS encoding M20/M25/M40 family metallo-hydrolase — encoded protein: MLSLNGEHLYRLLLDLVSVPSVSFSREENRAAELIYGKLAELDYFRRNPSYLRYLPAEGDPLGRSAVAALVKVSPEMKRTVILTGHFDVVDAGAYGPLKHLAFSPEELTKRVGELDIPQEARADLASGEYLFGRGVSDMKSGLALEMGLLADVSRTCDFPANLLFLGVPDEENTSAGMRGAVPWLVKLREEWGIEYSAALNGEPSVGGREIPAGAVYVGTIGKIMPFFLCVGKEAHVGDYFDGVSASLLAANLSLVLEGAASTSEEREGRSFPPMACLRFRDLVKNYSVTLPERAVAYYNLLTVEKTPAGVLEEMKAAAREALKRTLGRISEQNGLIRSRGGIAPRAKSFTPRVMDFGELLAGAKKKTPGFDGLLDEFLRSLPPSLDERERGVETASYLLDLAGEKGPLVVTGFLPPYYPPRLNNGKTAGERAVLRAVCRLREDGKEDGLDISTVDVFHGIMDLSYFGFQGNPDDLDALGENMPLWGREYRFPLEDLKQLDVPVANFGPVGKDDHKNGERIHLPYFLSTLPRLFRNFAFYVAEEAGREEPST